A region from the Brassica napus cultivar Da-Ae chromosome C8, Da-Ae, whole genome shotgun sequence genome encodes:
- the LOC125591121 gene encoding probable serine/threonine-protein kinase clkA has translation MSLSFSQTKLLVILVAFACVFSTGSEAWSWSWSSGSGSGSGWESHGSDGSASGSGTNPDGSHWSWKWNTRSGWRWRSDSNHTKPGSSNHNVTKPEGSSNHNVTKPGSSNHNVTKPEGSSNHNVTKPGSSNHNVTKPEGSSNHNVTKPGSSNHNVTKPGSSNHNHNVTMPGSSHHNHNETKPGSSKHNDSRSGSDDNDSSNPVFATPREVVVGGSRGWNYGVDLEEWASKTTFHVGDVLVFEYNNMTNQRHDVYLQTNLWSYRTCNFESRNKIASSEENGSKESFKFTLAMSQPYSFACGENNGYYCRTYNMKFSVLPVA, from the exons atgTCGCTGTCTTTTTCACAAACGAAGTTACTGGTAATCCTTGTGGCCTTTGCATGCGTCTTCTCAACAGGCTCAGAGGCATGGAGCTGGAGTTGGAGCTCCGGTTCAGGCTCAGGCTCGGGTTGGGAATCCCACGGCTCAGACGGATCAGCCTCAGGTTCGGGTACAAACCCTGATGGTTCGCACTGGAGTTGGAAGTGGAACACACGGTCAGGCTGGAGATGGAGGTCAGACTCAAACCATACGAAGCCAGGCTCATCGAACCATAACGTTACGAAGCCTGAAGGCTCATCAAATCATAACGTTACGAAGCCAGGCTCATCGAACCATAACGTTACGAAGCCTGAAGGCTCATCAAATCATAACGTTACTAAGCCAGGCTCATCGAACCATAACGTTACGAAGCCTGAAGGCTCATCAAATCATAACGTTACTAAGCCAGGCTCATCGAACCATAACGTTACGAAGCCAGGCTCATCGAACCACAACCATAACGTTACAATGCCAGGCTCATCGCACCATAACCATAATGAAACGAAGCCAGGCTCATCAAAACATAACGATTCGAGGTCAGGCTCAGACGATAACGATTCAAGCAACCCGGTCTTTGCAACACCAAGAGAGGTCGTAGTGGGAGGATCACGTGGATGGAACTACGGGGTGGATCTTGAAGAATGGGCTTCCAAGACTACTTTCCATGTCGGCGATGTTCTTG TTTTCGAGTACAACAATATGACAAACCAAAGACATGACGTGTACTTGCAAACAAATCTGTGGAGTTACAGGACCTGCAACTTCGAAAGTAGAAATAAGATTGCTTCATCGGAGGAGAATGGATCTAAAGAGAGCTTCAAATTTACGCTAGCAATGTCACAGCCTTACTCTTTTGCATGCGGAGAGAATAATGGCTATTATTGCCGTACCTATAACATGAAGTTCAGCGTTCTCCCAGTCGCCTGA